In Candidatus Bathyarchaeia archaeon, a genomic segment contains:
- a CDS encoding MMPL family transporter has product MNRPDSSQATQGSRVPVFARIGSFVGRRYKLIIVFWILLFAVSLPLSQQLNSVVTSSTSGGQSGNSESARAQSLMAQEFPHPQANTSAIILLEGNDVTNNATKRFTLDLETRLLVPGTLNSVENVTSIYSIERAYLTGYYLQQGYSFAAAQSTANQILLNHTLANYPVPVPQTIRQNFISPDNKVIIVLVSFSKSPGSFGSADTDPILKNVVTMRDIISQLKTSDGGPSRTYVTGDLATTADSSLGSQRDLSLIEPVTIGAILILAGLFFFAIATPLVPLTIVGMALMITEGGLYLIGKYIIPIQDTTTTFLFTIMLGVGTDYSIFLMARYREERVEGHAKTDAVHTSVTWSGESIATSATTVIIAFGAMTISSFTLLRSIGVGLGFGVLIALLVSLTLIPSFILLAGDRIFWPRSGKRFESYAIKARKKRAERPGYFRRAASFSVRRPALVLVLTLLVSVPAIYISLTGATSYDFTAGLTHAESVDGLAVLEKSFGAGQIGPTQVLVQFPTSILTNGNLTASAQASLEKLSQNITALSNVKEVIGPTRPSGVPVNATNIRALDPLTRSAVLGNIGKDNRTALVTVLFFDEPFTPKSLDSVSRIRSVVTSLQRSDASLAQDMILVGGASASTLDFAGETVNQFNTMRVLTVAAIFVVLLVVLGSYPLAVTGILSIGLSITWAYAATLLFFNNVLQSGVLFIIPLVLFLLLYGIGMDYNIFILTRIREEAQKGKETRQAVVDAVDRTGGIITALALILAGALGSLLLSSNRLLEGFGFAIALAVVLDAMVVRTYLVRAIMSVLGQRAWWGPNRLRRVKFDKKEEPRSANP; this is encoded by the coding sequence ATGAACAGGCCCGATTCGTCCCAAGCAACTCAAGGATCTCGCGTTCCGGTTTTCGCGAGAATCGGCTCGTTCGTGGGTAGAAGATACAAGCTGATAATCGTCTTTTGGATTCTGCTCTTTGCTGTAAGTCTCCCCTTATCTCAACAACTCAACTCGGTTGTCACCTCAAGCACTAGTGGCGGCCAATCAGGCAACTCCGAGTCTGCAAGGGCCCAGAGCCTAATGGCTCAAGAGTTCCCCCATCCACAAGCCAACACCAGCGCCATAATTCTGCTCGAAGGAAACGATGTTACTAACAACGCGACAAAGCGATTCACCCTGGATCTAGAGACGAGGCTTTTAGTGCCGGGAACTCTGAACAGCGTCGAGAACGTCACCTCGATCTACAGCATAGAAAGAGCGTACCTAACTGGTTACTACCTGCAACAAGGCTACAGTTTCGCAGCCGCACAGTCAACCGCTAATCAGATCTTATTGAACCACACTCTCGCCAACTATCCAGTACCTGTCCCACAGACGATTCGCCAGAATTTCATCAGCCCGGACAACAAGGTCATAATTGTTCTAGTGAGCTTCTCGAAATCCCCTGGCTCGTTCGGCTCTGCCGACACTGACCCGATCTTGAAGAATGTAGTGACTATGCGGGATATTATCTCTCAGCTGAAGACCAGCGACGGCGGCCCTTCGCGGACCTACGTCACTGGAGATCTGGCTACCACCGCTGATTCTTCCCTTGGAAGCCAAAGGGATCTGAGCCTTATCGAACCCGTCACTATAGGCGCAATACTGATTCTGGCGGGACTGTTCTTCTTTGCAATAGCTACTCCCCTCGTGCCTCTGACCATCGTCGGAATGGCACTAATGATCACTGAAGGAGGATTGTATCTCATCGGCAAGTACATCATTCCCATTCAGGACACGACCACAACGTTCTTGTTCACAATAATGCTCGGAGTAGGAACTGATTACTCCATCTTCTTGATGGCGCGCTACCGGGAAGAACGCGTCGAGGGTCACGCCAAGACTGATGCAGTCCACACTTCTGTAACCTGGTCCGGAGAGAGCATCGCCACCAGTGCGACTACTGTCATCATAGCGTTCGGAGCAATGACGATAAGCAGCTTCACACTGCTTCGATCGATTGGTGTCGGCCTCGGCTTCGGCGTCCTAATCGCTCTGCTCGTGAGCCTAACACTGATACCATCCTTCATCCTTCTTGCAGGTGACAGAATATTCTGGCCGAGGTCAGGGAAGAGATTCGAGAGCTACGCGATCAAGGCGAGGAAGAAGAGAGCTGAGCGGCCGGGATATTTCCGGCGGGCGGCAAGTTTCAGCGTTAGACGACCGGCATTAGTTCTGGTGTTGACTTTGCTGGTCTCGGTCCCTGCTATATACATATCACTAACAGGTGCGACCTCGTACGACTTTACGGCGGGACTCACTCATGCTGAGAGTGTTGATGGTCTTGCAGTCTTGGAGAAAAGTTTCGGTGCTGGCCAGATAGGCCCCACACAAGTGCTCGTGCAGTTTCCCACATCGATTCTTACAAATGGGAACCTCACGGCTAGTGCACAAGCTAGCCTGGAAAAACTGAGTCAGAATATTACCGCCTTGTCGAATGTGAAGGAGGTTATTGGACCCACTCGTCCCAGTGGTGTCCCCGTGAACGCGACCAATATCAGAGCTCTGGACCCACTAACGAGATCTGCGGTCCTAGGGAATATCGGAAAAGATAATCGAACCGCGTTGGTAACGGTTCTATTTTTTGACGAGCCCTTCACTCCGAAGTCTCTCGACTCGGTTAGCCGGATCCGAAGCGTTGTCACGAGCCTTCAGCGATCCGACGCTTCACTAGCGCAGGACATGATATTGGTCGGGGGTGCTTCCGCTTCTACTCTAGACTTTGCAGGCGAGACGGTCAACCAGTTCAATACAATGAGAGTTCTAACGGTCGCGGCGATTTTCGTTGTTTTGCTGGTGGTGCTTGGGTCGTATCCTCTTGCGGTAACTGGGATTCTCTCGATTGGATTGAGTATCACCTGGGCTTACGCGGCTACTCTTCTCTTTTTCAACAATGTACTGCAGTCAGGGGTCTTGTTCATCATCCCTCTTGTGCTGTTTCTATTGCTTTACGGTATCGGGATGGATTACAACATCTTCATTCTAACGCGAATTAGGGAGGAGGCGCAGAAGGGCAAGGAAACTCGTCAGGCGGTGGTTGACGCGGTTGATCGAACTGGGGGAATAATTACCGCTCTGGCGCTGATTCTTGCCGGTGCTCTTGGATCGCTCTTGTTGTCATCTAATCGTTTGCTGGAAGGGTTCGGTTTCGCGATCGCTCTGGCTGTGGTTCTGGACGCGATGGTTGTTCGCACCTATCTTGTCCGAGCGATCATGTCTGTTCTGGGTCAGAGGGCTTGGTGGGGTCCCAACCGCTTGAGAAGAGTCAAATTTGACAAGAAAGAAGAGCCACGATCCGCAAATCCTTAG